From the Chiroxiphia lanceolata isolate bChiLan1 chromosome 13, bChiLan1.pri, whole genome shotgun sequence genome, one window contains:
- the ZNF423 gene encoding zinc finger protein 423 isoform X4, whose protein sequence is MIGDGCDLGIGEEEGGTGLPYPCQFCDKSFIRLSYLKRHEQIHSDKLPFKCTYCSRLFKHKRSRDRHIKLHTGDKKYHCHECEAAFSRSDHLKIHLKTHSSSKPFKCTVCKRGFSSTSSLQSHMQAHKKNKEHMAKTEKEVKKDDFMCDYCEETFSQTEDLEKHVMTRHPQLSEKADLQCIHCPEVFVDENSLLSHIHQAHANKKHKCPMCPEQFSSVEEVYCHLDSHRQPDSSNHSISPDPVLGSVASMSSATPDSSASVERGSTPDSTLKPLRGQKKTRSVDREEGQNWSKVTYSCPYCSKRDFNSLAVLEIHLKTIHADKPQQSHTCQICLDSMPTLYNLNEHVRKVHKNHAYPMMQFSNISAFHCNYCPEMFADINSLQEHIRITHCGPNATTQDGNNAFFCNQCSMGFLTEATLTEHIQQTHCNVGNSKLDSPVIQPTQSFMEVYSCPYCTNSPIFGSILKLTKHIKENHKNIPLAHNKKSKAEQSPVSSDVEVSSPKRQRLSGSVNSVSNGEYPCNQCDLKFSNFESFQTHLKLHLELLLRKQSCPQCKEDFDSQESLLQHLTVHYMTTSTHYVCESCDKQFSSVDDLQKHLLDMHTFVLYHCTLCQEVFDSKVSIQVHLAVKHSNEKKMYRCTACNWDFRKEVDLQIHVKHSHLGNPSKSHKCIFCGETFSTEVELQCHITTHSKKYNCKFCSKAFHAIILLEKHLREKHCVFDASAENGTANGMTPTNKKTEGADIQNMLMKNPDTSNSHEASEDDVDASEPMYGCDICGAAYTMEVLLQNHRLRDHNIRPGEDDCSRKKAEFIKGSHKCNICSRTFFSENGLREHMQTHRGPAKHYMCPICGERFPSLLTLTEHKVTHSKSLDTGTCRICKMPLQSEEEFIEHCQMHPDLRNSLTGFRCVVCMQTVTSTLELKIHGTFHMQKLAGNSATSSPNGQALQKLYKCALCLKEFRNKQDLVKLDVNGLPYGLCAGCMTRSTNGQSSGLTPQEVNERPCGSLRCPECSVKFESAEDLESHIQVDHRDLTPETSGQRKGTQTSPVPRKKTYQCIKCQMTFENEREIQIHVANHMIEEGINHECKLCNQMFDSPAKLLCHLIEHSFEGMGGTFKCPVCFTVFVQANKLQQHIFAVHGQEDKIYDCSQCPQKFFFQTELQNHTLSQHAQ, encoded by the exons ATGATAGGAGATGGGTGTGATCTCGGCATcggggaggaggaaggggggactGGCCTGCCATATCCGTGTCAGTTTTGTGATAAGTCCTTCATTCGCCTGAGCTACCTTAAAAGGCACGAGCAGATCCACAGTGACAAACTACCTTTCAAATGCACCTACTGTAGCCGGCTTTTTAAGCACAAGAGAAGTAGGGATCGCCACATAAAGCTTCACACAGGGGATAAAAAGTACCATTGCCACGAATGCGAGGCTGCGTTCTCTCGCAGCGACCACCTCAAAATTCACCTGAAAacccacagctccagcaaacCGTTCAAGTGTACTGTTTGTAAACGTGGGTTTTCATCTACCAGCTCATTGCAGAGTCACATGCAAGCTCATAAAAAGAACAAGGAACATATGGCAAAGACTGAGAAAGAGGTGAAGAAGGATGATTTTATGTGTGATTACTGTGAAGAGACATTCAGTCAGACTGAAGATTTGGAGAAGCACGTAATGACGCGCCACCCACAGCTTTCCGAGAAGGCCGATTTGCAGTGTATTCATTGCCCTGAAGTATTTGTAGATGAAAACTCGCTGCTCTCACACATTCATCAAGCCCATGCCAACAAAAAACACAAGTGCCCTATGTGCCCGGAGCAGTTTTCTTCAGTGGAGGAAGTCTATTGCCACTTGGACAGCCACAGACAACCTGACTCCAGCAATCACAGCATCAGCCCTGACCCAGTCTTGGGGAGTGTTGCGTCCATGAGCAGTGCAACGCCCGACTCCAGCGCATCGGTGGAAAGAGGTTCCACCCCAGATTCGACCTTAAAGCCTTTGAgaggacagaagaaaaccaggTCTGTTGACAGAGAGGAAGGCCAGAACTGGTCTAAAGTTACTTACAGCTGCCCGTACTGCTCGAAGCGTGATTTCAACAGCCTTGCTGTTCTGGAGATCCATCTGAAGACCATTCATGCAGACAAACCTCAGCAAAGCCACACGTGCCAGATCTGCCTTGATTCCATGCCTACACTGTACAACTTGAATGAACACGTGAGAAAAGTGCACAAGAACCATGCCTATCCCATGATGCAGTTTAGCAACATTTCTGCCTTCCATTGTAATTACTGCCCGGAGATGTTTGCAGATATCAATAGCTTACAGGAGCACATCCGTATTACTCACTGTGGCCCAAATGCTACCACTCAAGATGGCAACAACGCTTTCTTCTGTAACCAGTGCTCCATGGGCTTTCTGACCGAGGCAACCTTGACTGAGCACATTCAGCAGACTCACTGCAATGTAGGAAATTCAAAATTGGATTCCCCTGTCATTCAGCCAACACAGTCTTTTATGGAAGTTTATTCATGCCCTTATTGCACAAACTCCCCCATTTTTGGCTCCATCCTGAAGCTTACAAAGCATattaaagaaaaccacaagAACATTCCTCTGGCACACAATAAGAagtcaaaagcagagcagagtccAGTTTCTTCTGATGTTGAGGTCTCATCCCCTAAAAGGCAGCGGCTTTCTGGTAGCGTAAACTCAGTGTCTAATGGTGAATACCCATGTAATCAGTGTGATCTAAAGTTCTCaaattttgaaagttttcaaACCCATTTAAAGTTGCATTTGGAGTTGCTGTTGAGGAAACAGTCTTGCCCTCAGTGTAAAGAAGACTTTGATTCCCAGGAGTCTCTTCTGCAACATCTCACTGTACATTACATGACAACTTCAACTCATTATGTGTGTGAGAGCTGCGACAAACAGTTTTCTTCAGTGGATGATTTGCAGAAGCATTTGTTGGACATGCATACTTTTGTGTTGTATCACTGCACCCTTTGCCAAGAAGTTTTTGATTCCAAGGTATCTATCCAAGTGCATCTGGCAGTTAAGCACAGCAATGAAAAGAAGATGTATCGTTGCACAGCCTGTAACTGGGATTTTAGGAAGGAGGTGGATCTCCAGATCCATGTGAAGCATAGTCACTTGGGAAATCCATCCAAGTCTCACAAATGCATCTTCTGTGGTGAGACCTTTAGCACAGAAGTAGAACTGCAGTGCCACATCACAACCCACAGCAAAAAATACAACTGCAAGTTTTGTAGTAAAGCTTTTCATGCCATCATCTTACTTGAAAAGCACTTGCGGGAAAAACATTGTGTTTTTGATGCGAGCGCTGAGAATGGTACAGCTAATGGCATGACCCCAACAAATAAGAAGACAGAAGGGGCAGATATCCAGAACATGTTGATGAAGAATCCAGATACTTCCAATAGTCATGAAGCCAGTGAGGATGATGTAGATGCTTCTGAGCCCATGTATGGCTGTGACATTTGTGGGGCTGCCTACACTATGGAGGTCCTCTTGCAGAACCATCGTTTGAGAGATCATAACATCAGGCCTGGGGAGGATGACTGTTCtaggaagaaagcagaattcATCAAAGGTAGCCATAAGTGTAATATCTGCTCAAGGACCTTTTTCTCGGAAAATGGCCTGAGAGAGCACATGCAGACCCATCGAGGCCCAGCTAAGCACTACATGTGCCCCATCTGTGGGGAACGTTTCCCATCACTCCTGACCCTGACGGAGCACAAAGTCACTCACAGCAAGAGTTTGGATACAGGGACATGTCGGATCTGCAAAATGCCGCTGCAGAGCGAGGAGGAATTTATTGAGCACTGCCAGATGCATCCAGATCTCAGAAACTCCCTCACCGGGTTTCGCTGTGTTGTCTGCATGCAGACAGTCACCTCCACCCTTGAGCTGAAAATTCATGGGACATTCCATATGCAGAAATTGGCAGGAAACTCTGCAACCTCGTCACCCAACGGCCAGGCCTTGCAAAAACTCTACAAGTGTGCGTTGTGCTTGAAGGAGTTCCGGAATAAGCAGGACTTGGTAAAGTTGGATGTGAACGGCCTCCCCTATGGCCTGTGTGCTGGATGCATGACCAGGAGCACAAATGGACAGTCTTCGGGCTTGACTCCACAGGAGGTGAACGAGAGGCCATGTGGCAGTCTGAGGTGTCCAGAGTGTAGTGTCAAATTTGAAAGTGCTGAAGACCTAGAGAGCCACATTCAGGTAGACCACCGAGACCTGACGCCTGAGACTAGTGGCCAAAGGAAAGGTACCCAGACGTCCCCTGTTCCCAGA aaaaagaccTATCAATGCATCAAGTGCCAGATGACCTTTGAGAATGAGAGAGAGATACAAATCCATGTCGCTAACCATATGATTG
- the ZNF423 gene encoding zinc finger protein 423 isoform X3, with product MSIDGDDDPQLSWVASSPSSKDVASPTQMIGDGCDLGIGEEEGGTGLPYPCQFCDKSFIRLSYLKRHEQIHSDKLPFKCTYCSRLFKHKRSRDRHIKLHTGDKKYHCHECEAAFSRSDHLKIHLKTHSSSKPFKCTVCKRGFSSTSSLQSHMQAHKKNKEHMAKTEKEVKKDDFMCDYCEETFSQTEDLEKHVMTRHPQLSEKADLQCIHCPEVFVDENSLLSHIHQAHANKKHKCPMCPEQFSSVEEVYCHLDSHRQPDSSNHSISPDPVLGSVASMSSATPDSSASVERGSTPDSTLKPLRGQKKTRSVDREEGQNWSKVTYSCPYCSKRDFNSLAVLEIHLKTIHADKPQQSHTCQICLDSMPTLYNLNEHVRKVHKNHAYPMMQFSNISAFHCNYCPEMFADINSLQEHIRITHCGPNATTQDGNNAFFCNQCSMGFLTEATLTEHIQQTHCNVGNSKLDSPVIQPTQSFMEVYSCPYCTNSPIFGSILKLTKHIKENHKNIPLAHNKKSKAEQSPVSSDVEVSSPKRQRLSGSVNSVSNGEYPCNQCDLKFSNFESFQTHLKLHLELLLRKQSCPQCKEDFDSQESLLQHLTVHYMTTSTHYVCESCDKQFSSVDDLQKHLLDMHTFVLYHCTLCQEVFDSKVSIQVHLAVKHSNEKKMYRCTACNWDFRKEVDLQIHVKHSHLGNPSKSHKCIFCGETFSTEVELQCHITTHSKKYNCKFCSKAFHAIILLEKHLREKHCVFDASAENGTANGMTPTNKKTEGADIQNMLMKNPDTSNSHEASEDDVDASEPMYGCDICGAAYTMEVLLQNHRLRDHNIRPGEDDCSRKKAEFIKGSHKCNICSRTFFSENGLREHMQTHRGPAKHYMCPICGERFPSLLTLTEHKVTHSKSLDTGTCRICKMPLQSEEEFIEHCQMHPDLRNSLTGFRCVVCMQTVTSTLELKIHGTFHMQKLAGNSATSSPNGQALQKLYKCALCLKEFRNKQDLVKLDVNGLPYGLCAGCMTRSTNGQSSGLTPQEVNERPCGSLRCPECSVKFESAEDLESHIQVDHRDLTPETSGQRKGTQTSPVPRKKTYQCIKCQMTFENEREIQIHVANHMIEEGINHECKLCNQMFDSPAKLLCHLIEHSFEGMGGTFKCPVCFTVFVQANKLQQHIFAVHGQEDKIYDCSQCPQKFFFQTELQNHTLSQHAQ from the exons ATGGTGATGACGACCCACAACTCTCCTGGGTGGCTTCATCTCCCTCCAGCAAAGATGTTGCATCACCCACTCAGATGATAGGAGATGGGTGTGATCTCGGCATcggggaggaggaaggggggactGGCCTGCCATATCCGTGTCAGTTTTGTGATAAGTCCTTCATTCGCCTGAGCTACCTTAAAAGGCACGAGCAGATCCACAGTGACAAACTACCTTTCAAATGCACCTACTGTAGCCGGCTTTTTAAGCACAAGAGAAGTAGGGATCGCCACATAAAGCTTCACACAGGGGATAAAAAGTACCATTGCCACGAATGCGAGGCTGCGTTCTCTCGCAGCGACCACCTCAAAATTCACCTGAAAacccacagctccagcaaacCGTTCAAGTGTACTGTTTGTAAACGTGGGTTTTCATCTACCAGCTCATTGCAGAGTCACATGCAAGCTCATAAAAAGAACAAGGAACATATGGCAAAGACTGAGAAAGAGGTGAAGAAGGATGATTTTATGTGTGATTACTGTGAAGAGACATTCAGTCAGACTGAAGATTTGGAGAAGCACGTAATGACGCGCCACCCACAGCTTTCCGAGAAGGCCGATTTGCAGTGTATTCATTGCCCTGAAGTATTTGTAGATGAAAACTCGCTGCTCTCACACATTCATCAAGCCCATGCCAACAAAAAACACAAGTGCCCTATGTGCCCGGAGCAGTTTTCTTCAGTGGAGGAAGTCTATTGCCACTTGGACAGCCACAGACAACCTGACTCCAGCAATCACAGCATCAGCCCTGACCCAGTCTTGGGGAGTGTTGCGTCCATGAGCAGTGCAACGCCCGACTCCAGCGCATCGGTGGAAAGAGGTTCCACCCCAGATTCGACCTTAAAGCCTTTGAgaggacagaagaaaaccaggTCTGTTGACAGAGAGGAAGGCCAGAACTGGTCTAAAGTTACTTACAGCTGCCCGTACTGCTCGAAGCGTGATTTCAACAGCCTTGCTGTTCTGGAGATCCATCTGAAGACCATTCATGCAGACAAACCTCAGCAAAGCCACACGTGCCAGATCTGCCTTGATTCCATGCCTACACTGTACAACTTGAATGAACACGTGAGAAAAGTGCACAAGAACCATGCCTATCCCATGATGCAGTTTAGCAACATTTCTGCCTTCCATTGTAATTACTGCCCGGAGATGTTTGCAGATATCAATAGCTTACAGGAGCACATCCGTATTACTCACTGTGGCCCAAATGCTACCACTCAAGATGGCAACAACGCTTTCTTCTGTAACCAGTGCTCCATGGGCTTTCTGACCGAGGCAACCTTGACTGAGCACATTCAGCAGACTCACTGCAATGTAGGAAATTCAAAATTGGATTCCCCTGTCATTCAGCCAACACAGTCTTTTATGGAAGTTTATTCATGCCCTTATTGCACAAACTCCCCCATTTTTGGCTCCATCCTGAAGCTTACAAAGCATattaaagaaaaccacaagAACATTCCTCTGGCACACAATAAGAagtcaaaagcagagcagagtccAGTTTCTTCTGATGTTGAGGTCTCATCCCCTAAAAGGCAGCGGCTTTCTGGTAGCGTAAACTCAGTGTCTAATGGTGAATACCCATGTAATCAGTGTGATCTAAAGTTCTCaaattttgaaagttttcaaACCCATTTAAAGTTGCATTTGGAGTTGCTGTTGAGGAAACAGTCTTGCCCTCAGTGTAAAGAAGACTTTGATTCCCAGGAGTCTCTTCTGCAACATCTCACTGTACATTACATGACAACTTCAACTCATTATGTGTGTGAGAGCTGCGACAAACAGTTTTCTTCAGTGGATGATTTGCAGAAGCATTTGTTGGACATGCATACTTTTGTGTTGTATCACTGCACCCTTTGCCAAGAAGTTTTTGATTCCAAGGTATCTATCCAAGTGCATCTGGCAGTTAAGCACAGCAATGAAAAGAAGATGTATCGTTGCACAGCCTGTAACTGGGATTTTAGGAAGGAGGTGGATCTCCAGATCCATGTGAAGCATAGTCACTTGGGAAATCCATCCAAGTCTCACAAATGCATCTTCTGTGGTGAGACCTTTAGCACAGAAGTAGAACTGCAGTGCCACATCACAACCCACAGCAAAAAATACAACTGCAAGTTTTGTAGTAAAGCTTTTCATGCCATCATCTTACTTGAAAAGCACTTGCGGGAAAAACATTGTGTTTTTGATGCGAGCGCTGAGAATGGTACAGCTAATGGCATGACCCCAACAAATAAGAAGACAGAAGGGGCAGATATCCAGAACATGTTGATGAAGAATCCAGATACTTCCAATAGTCATGAAGCCAGTGAGGATGATGTAGATGCTTCTGAGCCCATGTATGGCTGTGACATTTGTGGGGCTGCCTACACTATGGAGGTCCTCTTGCAGAACCATCGTTTGAGAGATCATAACATCAGGCCTGGGGAGGATGACTGTTCtaggaagaaagcagaattcATCAAAGGTAGCCATAAGTGTAATATCTGCTCAAGGACCTTTTTCTCGGAAAATGGCCTGAGAGAGCACATGCAGACCCATCGAGGCCCAGCTAAGCACTACATGTGCCCCATCTGTGGGGAACGTTTCCCATCACTCCTGACCCTGACGGAGCACAAAGTCACTCACAGCAAGAGTTTGGATACAGGGACATGTCGGATCTGCAAAATGCCGCTGCAGAGCGAGGAGGAATTTATTGAGCACTGCCAGATGCATCCAGATCTCAGAAACTCCCTCACCGGGTTTCGCTGTGTTGTCTGCATGCAGACAGTCACCTCCACCCTTGAGCTGAAAATTCATGGGACATTCCATATGCAGAAATTGGCAGGAAACTCTGCAACCTCGTCACCCAACGGCCAGGCCTTGCAAAAACTCTACAAGTGTGCGTTGTGCTTGAAGGAGTTCCGGAATAAGCAGGACTTGGTAAAGTTGGATGTGAACGGCCTCCCCTATGGCCTGTGTGCTGGATGCATGACCAGGAGCACAAATGGACAGTCTTCGGGCTTGACTCCACAGGAGGTGAACGAGAGGCCATGTGGCAGTCTGAGGTGTCCAGAGTGTAGTGTCAAATTTGAAAGTGCTGAAGACCTAGAGAGCCACATTCAGGTAGACCACCGAGACCTGACGCCTGAGACTAGTGGCCAAAGGAAAGGTACCCAGACGTCCCCTGTTCCCAGA aaaaagaccTATCAATGCATCAAGTGCCAGATGACCTTTGAGAATGAGAGAGAGATACAAATCCATGTCGCTAACCATATGATTG